From Bacillus pumilus, one genomic window encodes:
- a CDS encoding class I SAM-dependent methyltransferase, which translates to MSDHYYTEKPSVKSNKQTWDFTLRNRTFTFTSDSGVFSKKEVDFGSRLLIEAFEEPDVDGDVLDVGCGYGPIGLSLANEMTSRTIHMIDVNERAVELSKENAKHNRIDNVRIYQSDLFSNVHSSAAFASILTNPPIRAGKKVVHAIFEKSADHLLPEGELWVVIQKKQGGPSAIEKLEQLFGEVEVVLKKKGYYIIKAKKV; encoded by the coding sequence ATGAGTGACCACTATTATACGGAAAAGCCATCAGTGAAAAGCAATAAACAGACATGGGACTTCACCTTGAGAAACCGTACCTTTACTTTTACAAGTGACAGTGGAGTGTTTTCTAAGAAAGAAGTCGACTTTGGTTCAAGGCTTTTAATTGAAGCTTTTGAAGAACCTGACGTGGATGGCGATGTCTTAGATGTCGGTTGCGGTTATGGACCGATTGGCTTATCGTTAGCAAACGAAATGACGAGCCGCACCATTCATATGATTGATGTGAACGAAAGAGCAGTCGAACTTTCAAAGGAAAACGCTAAACATAATCGCATTGATAATGTCCGCATCTATCAAAGTGATTTGTTCTCGAATGTTCATTCATCAGCTGCTTTTGCCTCTATACTGACCAATCCCCCAATACGGGCAGGGAAGAAAGTTGTACATGCGATCTTTGAAAAAAGTGCTGATCATTTATTGCCGGAAGGTGAGTTGTGGGTGGTTATTCAGAAAAAGCAGGGCGGACCATCTGCGATTGAAAAATTAGAACAGCTCTTTGGAGAAGTCGAGGTTGTATTGAAAAAAAAGGGCTACTATATTATCAAAGCTAAAAAAGTTTGA
- the cysS gene encoding cysteine--tRNA ligase: MTINIYNTLTRKKEEFVPLEPGKVKMYVCGPTVYNYIHIGNARPAIVYDTVRKYLEYSGYDVNFVSNFTDVDDKLIKAANELGEDVPTIADRFIQAYFEDVSALGCKKADLHPRVTENMDDIIAFIATLIEKGYAYEADGDVYYSTRSFEGYGKLSHQSIDELKTGARIRVGEKKRDALDFALWKAAKDQEISWDSPWGEGRPGWHIECSAMVKKYLGDTIDIHAGGQDLTFPHHENEIAQSEALTGKPFAKYWMHNGYINIENEKMSKSLGNFVLVHDIVKEQDPDVLRFFMLSVHYRHPINYSMDLLESTKSAFNRLKTSYANLHHRLESSTNITEDNAEWLAKVEEQRATFISEMNDDFNTANAISVLFELAKQANYYMENDHTSEEVIKAFIGLFQEITSVLGFSLEEKHTLDEEVEALIEKRNEARRNRDFALSDQIRDQLKSMNIVLEDTPQGTRWKRGE; the protein is encoded by the coding sequence ATAATACATTGACACGTAAGAAAGAAGAATTTGTCCCGCTTGAACCAGGAAAGGTCAAGATGTATGTGTGCGGACCAACCGTTTATAACTACATTCATATCGGGAATGCCAGACCTGCTATTGTTTATGACACTGTACGTAAGTATTTAGAATACAGCGGCTATGATGTGAACTTTGTATCAAACTTTACAGATGTGGATGATAAACTCATCAAAGCAGCCAATGAACTCGGAGAAGATGTTCCGACGATTGCTGACCGCTTTATCCAAGCCTACTTTGAAGACGTTAGTGCACTAGGCTGCAAAAAAGCTGACCTTCACCCGCGAGTGACGGAAAATATGGATGATATCATTGCATTTATTGCGACATTGATTGAAAAAGGCTACGCCTATGAAGCGGATGGCGACGTGTATTACAGCACACGCTCATTTGAAGGCTACGGAAAGCTTTCTCACCAGTCGATTGATGAACTGAAGACAGGTGCTCGTATTCGTGTAGGTGAGAAGAAACGAGATGCACTGGACTTTGCTTTATGGAAGGCTGCAAAGGATCAAGAAATCTCATGGGATAGCCCGTGGGGCGAAGGACGCCCAGGCTGGCACATCGAATGCTCGGCCATGGTTAAAAAATATTTAGGGGATACGATCGACATTCATGCTGGCGGACAGGATTTAACCTTCCCTCACCATGAAAATGAAATCGCTCAATCCGAGGCTTTGACAGGGAAACCTTTTGCGAAGTATTGGATGCATAACGGATATATTAATATTGAGAATGAAAAAATGTCAAAATCACTTGGAAACTTTGTGCTCGTGCATGACATTGTGAAAGAACAAGATCCTGATGTGCTACGCTTCTTTATGTTGTCGGTTCACTACCGTCATCCAATTAACTACTCAATGGATTTACTAGAGAGTACAAAGAGTGCGTTTAACCGACTCAAAACGTCGTATGCTAATTTACATCATCGCCTCGAGAGCAGCACGAATATCACAGAAGACAATGCTGAATGGCTGGCGAAGGTTGAGGAGCAGCGTGCGACATTTATTTCTGAAATGAATGATGACTTTAATACGGCAAATGCAATTTCTGTTTTATTCGAACTTGCGAAACAGGCGAATTATTATATGGAAAATGATCATACTTCGGAGGAAGTGATCAAGGCATTTATCGGCTTATTCCAAGAAATCACGTCTGTTCTTGGCTTCTCATTAGAAGAAAAGCACACGCTTGACGAAGAAGTAGAAGCGTTAATTGAAAAACGCAATGAGGCTAGAAGAAATCGTGACTTTGCGCTATCTGATCAAATTCGTGACCAGTTAAAGAGCATGAATATTGTATTGGAGGACACTCCTCAAGGTACTCGCTGGAAAAGAGGAGAATAG
- the rae1 gene encoding ribosome-dependent mRNA decay endonuclease Rae1/YacP, which yields MDILLVDGYNMIGAWPRLQHLKENSFEEARDVLIQNLAEYQAYTGYRVIVVFDAHMVKGIEKKRINHRVEVIFTRENETADERIEKLAQDLNNVRTQIHVATSDFTEQWAIFGQGALRKSARELLREIEVIERKIETRVKKITSDKPVSKIELSEDVLKTFEKWRRGNLE from the coding sequence ATGGACATCCTCTTAGTCGATGGATACAACATGATAGGTGCATGGCCTCGGCTGCAGCACTTAAAGGAAAACAGCTTTGAAGAAGCCAGAGACGTGCTGATTCAAAATTTAGCAGAATATCAAGCATACACAGGGTATCGAGTCATTGTCGTATTCGATGCCCATATGGTCAAAGGAATCGAAAAAAAGCGGATCAACCACCGAGTAGAGGTCATCTTTACGAGAGAGAATGAAACAGCTGATGAGCGGATTGAAAAGCTGGCCCAGGATTTGAATAATGTTCGGACGCAAATTCATGTGGCGACCTCAGACTTCACAGAACAATGGGCAATTTTTGGACAAGGAGCTCTTCGGAAGTCGGCTCGAGAGCTTTTGAGAGAGATTGAAGTGATCGAACGAAAGATAGAGACGAGAGTCAAAAAGATTACTTCTGATAAACCAGTATCCAAGATTGAATTGTCAGAAGATGTATTGAAAACGTTTGAAAAATGGCGGCGTGGGAATCTGGAATAG
- the secE gene encoding preprotein translocase subunit SecE gives MRIISFLKSVGKEMKKVSWPKKNEMIRYTITVILTVVFFAIFFSFLDIGISQLIELIH, from the coding sequence ATGCGTATTATCAGTTTCTTAAAAAGTGTCGGGAAAGAAATGAAAAAGGTCAGCTGGCCAAAGAAAAACGAAATGATTCGCTACACAATCACGGTTATTTTAACAGTCGTATTCTTTGCAATCTTTTTCTCTTTTCTTGATATAGGAATCTCACAATTAATCGAATTAATTCATTAA
- a CDS encoding Mini-ribonuclease 3: MLNFEKLKDGKQLNGLALAYMGDAIFEVYVRHHLLQTGATKPNELHKRASKIVSAKSQAAILFTLQQQGFFTEAEEAVLKRGRNAKSGTVPKNTDVQTYRYSTALEALMGYLFIEKQDERLEELISQAIEIGTSGRKTNESAT; the protein is encoded by the coding sequence ATGTTGAATTTTGAAAAGCTGAAAGACGGTAAACAGTTGAACGGACTTGCGCTTGCTTATATGGGTGATGCCATTTTTGAAGTCTATGTGAGGCATCACCTCCTCCAAACGGGGGCGACAAAACCAAATGAGCTGCACAAACGAGCAAGCAAGATTGTTTCAGCTAAATCTCAGGCAGCTATTTTATTTACGCTTCAGCAACAAGGCTTTTTCACTGAAGCAGAAGAAGCAGTGCTGAAAAGAGGAAGAAATGCAAAATCAGGCACAGTGCCTAAAAACACAGACGTTCAAACGTATCGTTATAGTACGGCGCTTGAAGCGCTCATGGGTTATTTATTTATTGAAAAGCAGGACGAACGCTTAGAAGAGCTGATTAGTCAGGCGATTGAAATCGGAACGTCAGGGAGGAAGACAAATGAGTCAGCAACATGA
- the rpmG gene encoding 50S ribosomal protein L33, producing MRKKITLACKDCGSRNYTTMKSDASAAERLEVKKYCKTCNSHKTHLETK from the coding sequence ATGAGGAAAAAGATTACTCTAGCCTGTAAAGACTGCGGAAGCCGCAATTATACGACAATGAAAAGTGATGCTTCAGCAGCTGAAAGATTAGAAGTTAAGAAATATTGCAAGACTTGTAATTCACATAAAACACATTTAGAAACGAAGTAA
- the sigH gene encoding RNA polymerase sporulation sigma factor SigH — translation MNLNNSKDKSIREQFCQLEDEQVIERVHVGDSDALDYLITKYRNFVRAKARSYFLIGADREDIVQEGMIGLYKSIRDFREDKLTSFKAFAELCITRQIITAIKTATRQKHIPLNSYVSLDKPIYDEESDRTLLDVISGAKALNPEDLIISKEEFDDIEMKMGELLSELERKVLVLYLDGRSYQEISEDLNRHVKSIDNALQRVKRKLEKYLELREISL, via the coding sequence GTGAATCTAAACAACAGCAAGGATAAATCCATCAGAGAGCAATTTTGCCAGTTGGAAGATGAACAAGTCATTGAAAGGGTTCATGTCGGAGATAGTGATGCGCTAGATTACTTAATAACGAAATACCGCAATTTTGTACGTGCAAAAGCAAGATCTTATTTCTTGATTGGAGCGGATCGAGAGGACATTGTCCAAGAGGGGATGATCGGACTTTATAAGTCTATCCGCGATTTCAGAGAGGACAAGCTTACTTCATTTAAGGCTTTTGCAGAATTATGTATTACCCGCCAAATTATCACCGCAATTAAAACAGCTACTCGCCAAAAACATATCCCGTTAAATTCCTATGTATCATTAGACAAGCCAATATATGATGAAGAATCAGACAGAACATTGTTGGACGTCATTTCCGGTGCTAAAGCGCTTAACCCAGAAGATTTAATCATTAGCAAAGAAGAATTTGATGATATTGAAATGAAAATGGGGGAACTACTAAGTGAGCTGGAAAGAAAGGTACTTGTGCTTTACCTTGATGGCAGATCCTATCAAGAGATTTCTGAAGATTTAAACCGTCATGTGAAATCAATTGATAACGCACTCCAAAGAGTAAAGAGAAAATTAGAGAAATATTTAGAGCTTCGCGAGATTAGTCTCTAA
- the rplK gene encoding 50S ribosomal protein L11, with the protein MAKKVVKVVKLQIPAGKANPAPPVGPALGQAGVNIMGFCKEFNARTADQAGLIIPVEISVFEDRSFTFITKTPPAAVLLKKAAGIESGSGEPNRNKVATVKRDKVREIAETKMPDLNAASVESAMRMVEGTARSMGIVIED; encoded by the coding sequence GTGGCTAAAAAAGTAGTTAAAGTTGTTAAATTGCAAATTCCTGCTGGAAAAGCTAACCCAGCTCCACCAGTTGGACCTGCACTAGGTCAAGCCGGTGTTAATATCATGGGATTCTGTAAGGAGTTTAATGCTCGTACAGCTGACCAAGCTGGTCTTATCATTCCTGTTGAAATTTCGGTTTTTGAAGACCGTTCATTTACATTTATTACTAAAACTCCACCTGCTGCAGTTTTACTTAAAAAAGCAGCTGGTATTGAGTCTGGTTCTGGTGAACCTAACCGTAATAAAGTGGCAACTGTTAAGCGTGATAAAGTACGCGAAATCGCGGAAACAAAAATGCCTGACTTAAACGCTGCTAGCGTTGAATCAGCTATGCGCATGGTTGAAGGTACTGCACGCAGTATGGGTATTGTCATCGAAGATTAA
- the rplJ gene encoding 50S ribosomal protein L10, with amino-acid sequence MSNAIDTKKVVVDEITSKFKDSMSTVIVDYRGLSVSEVTELRKQLRDAGVEFKVYKNTLTRRAVEQVELTGLNDFLTGPNAIAFSNEDVIAPAKIINEFAKSHEALEIKAGVIEGNVATVEEVKALAELPSREGLLSMLLSVLQAPVRNLALATKAVAEQKEEQGA; translated from the coding sequence ATGAGCAATGCAATCGATACTAAAAAAGTTGTCGTTGATGAAATTACTTCTAAATTTAAAGACAGTATGTCTACTGTAATTGTAGATTACCGTGGTCTTTCAGTTTCTGAAGTGACTGAACTTCGTAAACAGCTTCGTGATGCTGGCGTAGAATTCAAAGTTTACAAAAATACTTTGACTCGCCGTGCAGTTGAACAAGTTGAACTAACGGGTTTAAACGATTTCTTAACAGGTCCAAACGCTATCGCATTCAGTAACGAAGATGTTATCGCACCTGCGAAAATCATCAACGAATTTGCGAAAAGCCACGAAGCTTTAGAAATCAAAGCTGGTGTCATCGAAGGAAACGTAGCGACTGTAGAAGAAGTGAAGGCTCTTGCGGAACTTCCGTCTCGCGAAGGCTTACTTTCTATGTTGCTTAGCGTTCTTCAAGCTCCAGTTCGTAACCTTGCTCTTGCTACTAAAGCAGTTGCAGAACAAAAAGAAGAACAAGGCGCTTAA
- the nusG gene encoding transcription termination/antitermination protein NusG — protein MEKNWYVVHTYSGYENKVKANLEKRVESMGMQDKIFRVVVPEEEETDIKNGKKKVVKKKVFPGYVLVEIVMTDDSWYVVRNTPGVTGFVGSAGSGSKPTALLPGEAETILKRMGLEERKTEIDFELKETVKVIDGPFANFTGSIEEIDYDKSKVKVFVNMFGRETPVELEFTQIDKL, from the coding sequence ATGGAAAAGAATTGGTATGTTGTGCATACGTACTCTGGCTATGAAAACAAAGTAAAAGCAAACTTGGAAAAGCGTGTTGAATCAATGGGCATGCAGGATAAAATCTTCCGCGTTGTCGTACCAGAAGAAGAAGAAACAGATATTAAAAATGGTAAGAAAAAAGTCGTCAAAAAGAAAGTATTCCCTGGCTATGTCCTAGTGGAAATCGTGATGACTGACGACTCTTGGTATGTTGTTCGTAATACACCAGGTGTCACAGGATTCGTTGGATCAGCTGGATCAGGCTCAAAGCCGACAGCGCTGCTGCCAGGCGAAGCCGAAACCATTCTGAAGAGAATGGGTCTTGAAGAACGCAAAACAGAAATCGACTTTGAATTGAAAGAAACAGTCAAGGTAATCGACGGACCATTTGCTAACTTCACAGGCTCTATCGAAGAGATTGATTACGATAAAAGCAAAGTCAAAGTATTCGTTAATATGTTTGGTAGAGAAACACCCGTGGAACTTGAGTTCACGCAGATCGATAAATTGTAA
- the rlmB gene encoding 23S rRNA (guanosine(2251)-2'-O)-methyltransferase RlmB, whose translation MSQQHDYVIGKNAVIETLKSDRELYKLWMAENTVKGQAQQVIELAKKQNITIQYVPRKKLDQMVTGQHQGIVAQVAAYEYAELDDLYQIAEKRNEQPFFLILDEIEDPHNLGSIMRTADAVGAHGIVIPKRRAVGLTTTVAKASTGAIEHIPVAKVTNLSRALDEMKERGIWVAGTDASAKQDYRQFDGTMPLALVIGSEGKGIGRLIKEKCDFLIKLPMAGKVTSLNASVAASLLMYEVYRKRYPLGE comes from the coding sequence ATGAGTCAGCAACATGATTATGTGATTGGGAAAAATGCAGTGATTGAAACACTGAAGTCAGATCGGGAGTTATACAAGCTCTGGATGGCAGAAAACACTGTAAAAGGACAAGCCCAGCAGGTCATTGAACTCGCTAAAAAACAAAATATCACCATTCAGTATGTTCCGAGGAAAAAGCTTGATCAAATGGTAACAGGTCAGCACCAGGGAATCGTTGCACAAGTAGCAGCATATGAATATGCGGAATTGGACGATCTGTATCAAATCGCCGAAAAGCGGAATGAACAGCCGTTTTTTCTTATCTTAGATGAAATTGAAGACCCGCATAATTTAGGATCCATTATGCGTACAGCAGATGCTGTAGGTGCACACGGGATTGTCATTCCGAAAAGGAGAGCGGTCGGCTTAACGACAACCGTTGCCAAAGCATCTACTGGGGCGATTGAACATATTCCTGTTGCCAAGGTCACCAATCTTTCAAGAGCTCTTGATGAGATGAAAGAAAGAGGAATCTGGGTCGCGGGAACAGATGCGTCTGCCAAACAGGATTACAGACAATTTGATGGTACGATGCCGCTTGCTCTTGTGATTGGCAGTGAAGGAAAAGGGATTGGCCGATTGATCAAGGAAAAGTGTGATTTTCTGATTAAGCTGCCTATGGCCGGGAAGGTCACTTCGTTAAACGCATCAGTTGCCGCTAGTCTATTGATGTATGAAGTGTATCGAAAACGTTATCCGTTAGGAGAATAG
- the rplL gene encoding 50S ribosomal protein L7/L12, producing the protein MALNIEEIIASVKEATVLELNDLVKAIEEEFGVTAAAPVAVAAAGGAAAEEKTDFDLVLAGAGDQKIKVIKVVREITGLGLKEAKELVDNTPKPLKEGIAKEEAEELKAKLEEVGASVEVK; encoded by the coding sequence ATGGCTTTAAATATCGAAGAAATCATTGCTTCAGTTAAAGAAGCAACTGTACTTGAGTTAAACGACTTAGTAAAAGCAATCGAAGAAGAATTTGGCGTAACTGCTGCTGCTCCTGTAGCTGTAGCTGCAGCTGGTGGTGCCGCTGCTGAAGAGAAAACTGATTTTGATCTAGTACTTGCTGGTGCTGGAGACCAAAAAATCAAAGTTATCAAAGTGGTTCGTGAAATCACTGGTCTTGGCTTGAAAGAAGCTAAAGAACTTGTTGACAACACTCCAAAACCACTTAAAGAAGGTATTGCTAAAGAAGAAGCTGAAGAACTTAAAGCTAAGCTTGAAGAAGTTGGCGCTTCTGTAGAAGTTAAGTAA
- the rplA gene encoding 50S ribosomal protein L1: MAKKGKKYVEAAKLIERTKAYDVAEAVSLTKKANTAKFDATVEVAFRLGVDPRKNDQQIRGAVVLPNGTGKTQRVLVFAKGEKAKEAEAAGADYVGDSDYITKIQQGWFEFDVIVATPDMMGEVGKIGRVLGPKGLMPNPKTGTVTFEVEKAINEIKAGKVEYRVDKAGNIHAPIGKVSFEDEKLVENFATIYDTILKAKPAAAKGVYVKNVSVTTTMGPGVKVDPSSFSAK; the protein is encoded by the coding sequence ATGGCTAAAAAAGGTAAAAAGTATGTAGAAGCTGCTAAGCTGATCGAACGTACTAAAGCGTATGATGTAGCTGAAGCTGTTTCTCTTACAAAAAAAGCAAATACAGCGAAATTTGATGCGACTGTAGAAGTTGCTTTTCGTTTGGGCGTAGACCCTCGTAAAAACGATCAACAAATCCGCGGTGCAGTTGTACTTCCTAACGGAACTGGTAAAACTCAACGCGTTCTTGTGTTCGCTAAAGGCGAAAAAGCAAAAGAAGCAGAAGCTGCTGGAGCAGACTACGTTGGAGATTCTGATTACATCACTAAAATCCAACAAGGCTGGTTCGAATTCGATGTAATCGTTGCAACACCTGACATGATGGGTGAAGTTGGTAAGATCGGTCGTGTACTTGGACCAAAAGGTCTTATGCCAAACCCTAAAACAGGAACTGTTACATTCGAAGTAGAAAAAGCAATCAATGAAATCAAAGCTGGTAAAGTAGAATACCGCGTTGATAAAGCTGGTAACATCCACGCGCCAATCGGAAAGGTTTCTTTCGAGGACGAAAAGCTTGTTGAGAACTTTGCAACAATCTATGATACAATCCTTAAAGCAAAACCTGCAGCGGCTAAAGGTGTATACGTGAAAAACGTTTCTGTTACAACTACTATGGGCCCTGGCGTGAAAGTGGATCCATCTTCTTTCTCTGCAAAATAA